One window of the Allorhizobium ampelinum S4 genome contains the following:
- the modC gene encoding molybdenum ABC transporter ATP-binding protein, with protein MLEIDIRHRQGMFDLEADLQLGPGLTALFGPSGSGKTTMINAVAGLIRPDHGRITFDGRIWSDAQNGTFLPPHRRRIGYVFQEARLFPHLSVRANLTYGRYFTPKAERREDLSRICDLLGITDLLDRAPNGLSGGEKQRVAIARALMASPKLLLMDEPLSALDAALKAQILPYIERIRDEAGVPILYVSHAVEEVTRLASRVVTMTKGCAARVDAGEGALLHLPRLGDSRPGSFLHAEVSGHAREEGLTLATSPAGPLYLKYADLPIGTPIRLFVAASDLVLATGETGQLSTLNRLSGRVQAIFETGPGIVVRVDCSGQVIDAEITRRSLAALDLAPGKPVSVLFKAVSVEAGGVYRLRTEPLG; from the coding sequence ATGCTGGAAATCGATATCCGCCACCGCCAGGGAATGTTTGACCTTGAAGCCGATCTTCAACTGGGGCCGGGGTTGACGGCACTGTTTGGCCCATCCGGATCGGGCAAGACCACGATGATCAATGCCGTCGCTGGGTTGATCCGCCCCGATCACGGAAGGATCACCTTCGATGGTCGGATCTGGAGCGATGCGCAAAACGGCACTTTCCTGCCACCGCATCGCCGCCGGATCGGCTATGTCTTCCAGGAGGCGCGGCTTTTCCCACACTTGAGCGTGCGGGCCAATCTCACCTATGGCCGGTATTTCACCCCGAAAGCCGAACGGCGCGAAGACTTGTCCCGGATCTGCGATCTGCTCGGGATTACCGATTTGCTGGACCGTGCGCCTAATGGGCTGTCGGGTGGAGAAAAGCAGCGGGTGGCCATTGCCCGCGCCCTGATGGCCAGCCCGAAACTGCTGCTGATGGACGAACCCCTGTCGGCGCTGGACGCCGCCCTCAAGGCACAGATCCTGCCTTATATCGAGCGGATTCGCGATGAGGCGGGGGTGCCAATCCTCTATGTCAGCCATGCGGTTGAGGAAGTCACCCGGCTGGCCAGCCGGGTGGTGACAATGACCAAAGGCTGTGCTGCAAGGGTGGACGCGGGCGAGGGGGCTTTGCTTCATCTGCCAAGGCTCGGCGACAGCCGCCCCGGCAGCTTCCTGCATGCAGAGGTCAGCGGCCACGCCCGCGAGGAAGGCCTGACGCTGGCGACAAGCCCTGCGGGTCCGCTCTACCTGAAATATGCCGATCTACCCATTGGCACCCCGATCCGCCTGTTCGTCGCCGCCAGCGATCTGGTGTTGGCGACCGGTGAGACAGGTCAGCTTTCCACCCTCAATCGCTTGTCAGGCAGGGTACAGGCGATTTTCGAGACAGGCCCCGGCATCGTCGTCAGGGTCGACTGCTCCGGCCAGGTCATCGACGCCGAAATCACCCGCCGCTCGCTGGCCGCCCTGGATCTGGCACCCGGCAAGCCGGTTTCGGTGCTGTTCAAGGCGGTTTCGGTGGAGGCGGGAGGTGTTTATCGGCTGCGGACGGAGCCTTTGGGTTGA
- a CDS encoding winged helix-turn-helix domain-containing protein yields MADTVPSHDDPRPASDKVLFRIDLANGARLGPGKVQLLQLIGQHGSIRAAGAAMGMSYRRAWLLADEINRMFREPSIATRHGGKSGGGAVLTPFGEALLARAQAMDATIRNTLAEDLAWLEAMAAKELAPPE; encoded by the coding sequence ATGGCAGACACAGTGCCTTCCCACGACGATCCGCGCCCGGCATCAGACAAGGTGCTGTTCAGGATCGATCTGGCCAATGGCGCGCGGCTTGGGCCGGGCAAGGTGCAATTGCTACAGCTGATCGGCCAGCATGGCTCGATCCGCGCGGCGGGCGCTGCGATGGGCATGTCCTACCGCCGTGCCTGGCTTTTGGCCGACGAAATCAACCGGATGTTTAGGGAGCCCTCCATCGCCACCCGCCACGGCGGCAAAAGCGGCGGCGGCGCAGTTCTTACACCCTTTGGCGAGGCTTTGCTGGCGCGGGCGCAAGCTATGGATGCCACTATCCGTAACACACTGGCCGAGGATCTCGCCTGGTTGGAGGCGATGGCGGCGAAAGAGTTGGCGCCACCTGAGTGA
- a CDS encoding FAD-binding oxidoreductase: MTDMPLSAALLERFIAIVGPTNALTDQADITPYLTENRGLYHGASPLVLKPGSTEEVSRILALASETKSPIVPVSGGTGLVGGQVPRDNSSDILLSLERMNKVREVDPVGNVIVADAGCILADIQKAAADVNRLFPLSLGSEGSCRIGGNLATNAGGTAVLVYGNMRQLCLGLEVVLPTGEIWNGLRRLKKDNSGYDLRDLFIGAEGTLGVITGAVLKLYPQPLGHEVGFVGLKSPVEALALFEKAGALCGPALTGFELIPRIGIDFTSRHIPGVRDPLSSAHEWYVLIDISTSDAAETAKTMLHDVLEQGVEAGLIEDAVVAGSVAQQKALWHMRESMSDAQKPEGGSIKHDISVPIAQVPAFMRQAEAAVLAAMPGARVCAFGHLGDGNIHYNISQPIGADKAQFIGRWREINKVVHDIVRAHGGSISAEHGVGQLKRQELAQTRPDIETVLMTRIKQAFDPAGIMNPGKVVPG, encoded by the coding sequence ATGACTGACATGCCCCTTTCCGCCGCTCTGCTCGAGCGGTTCATCGCCATTGTCGGCCCCACAAATGCCTTGACCGATCAGGCTGATATCACCCCCTATCTCACCGAAAACCGTGGCCTTTACCATGGTGCCTCGCCGCTGGTGCTAAAACCCGGCTCCACCGAAGAGGTCTCCAGGATCCTAGCGCTGGCCAGCGAGACGAAAAGCCCGATCGTGCCGGTCAGTGGCGGCACCGGTCTGGTCGGCGGACAGGTGCCGCGCGATAATTCCAGCGATATTCTTCTGTCACTGGAGCGTATGAACAAGGTTCGTGAGGTTGATCCGGTCGGCAATGTGATCGTCGCCGATGCGGGTTGTATCCTGGCCGACATCCAGAAGGCAGCCGCCGACGTCAACCGGCTGTTTCCGCTGTCGCTCGGTTCGGAAGGCTCCTGCCGGATCGGCGGCAATCTCGCCACCAATGCTGGCGGCACCGCCGTGCTGGTCTATGGCAATATGCGCCAACTATGCCTGGGCCTCGAAGTGGTGCTGCCAACCGGCGAGATCTGGAACGGCTTGCGGCGATTGAAAAAGGACAATAGCGGCTACGACCTGCGCGACCTGTTTATCGGCGCGGAAGGCACGCTTGGGGTGATTACCGGAGCCGTGCTGAAACTCTATCCGCAACCCCTTGGCCATGAAGTGGGTTTTGTCGGCTTGAAATCGCCGGTGGAAGCCTTGGCGCTGTTTGAAAAGGCCGGTGCGCTCTGCGGTCCGGCGCTGACCGGCTTCGAGCTGATCCCGCGCATCGGCATCGACTTCACCAGCCGTCATATTCCAGGCGTGCGCGATCCGCTGAGTTCTGCCCATGAGTGGTATGTGCTGATCGATATTTCCACCTCCGATGCGGCAGAGACGGCGAAAACCATGCTGCATGACGTGCTGGAACAGGGCGTAGAGGCCGGGCTGATCGAAGATGCCGTGGTCGCCGGTTCGGTCGCCCAGCAAAAGGCGCTCTGGCACATGCGCGAAAGCATGTCGGATGCGCAAAAGCCGGAAGGCGGCTCGATCAAGCATGATATTTCCGTGCCAATTGCCCAGGTTCCAGCCTTCATGCGGCAAGCGGAAGCAGCCGTGCTCGCCGCCATGCCCGGCGCACGGGTTTGCGCGTTCGGCCATCTGGGCGATGGTAATATCCATTACAACATCAGCCAGCCCATCGGCGCCGACAAGGCGCAATTTATTGGCCGCTGGCGCGAAATCAACAAGGTCGTGCATGATATCGTCCGCGCCCATGGCGGCTCGATTTCGGCCGAACATGGCGTCGGCCAGCTGAAACGCCAGGAACTGGCGCAGACAAGACCGGACATCGAAACCGTGCTGATGACCCGCATCAAGCAGGCCTTCGACCCCGCCGGCATCATGAACCCGGGCAAAGTGGTGCCCGGCTGA